From the genome of Romeriopsis navalis LEGE 11480:
CGGACAATGCAGGGGAGTTGGTCGGAGCCTTGGGAATGGCTATGGATTGTGATGTGGACGGGGGGAGGTTGCTTAATCAGTCGATGGTTATTGCCAAAAAGTTGGTGGTGGTTACCGGGGGCGCTCAGTTTAAGTGCGGTGGGGTTAGTCGGAAGTGGTTATGGTCTATTACTTGCCGGTTGGGTTGTACCAATTGTGCCTTGCACGATCGGTTTGTTCACTGGGGCCGGGGCAATTATCGGCGTGAGTCAAAAGCAATTAGAACGGCAGCAGTTGCAGCAGATCATGACGAATTTAGCGACTGATCAGTCGATCAACCCACCGATGCGTCAGGTTATATTTGAACTCTTGAAACAGTCAGAGAGTCAGGAAGCCCAACCATTTATTGAGCATTATCAACAACAGAATCCGCATCAGCCGCGTGATATGGCAGCTGCCGATGCAGGCTCGGAGTAACGTAATGCCGAATCACACGCTGCCAAGCCGGTTGAACCGGATCGGCCTGATTCCAAAGCGTGGTTAGTAGGTCATACCAACGTCCCTGACGCGCGTGCCATTGCGCCTTTTGCAACACGGATTGGTGGGAGGTGGGGGGCGTTTGCCGCGGCACGCGTTGCACCCAACCACTCAGAATCGGATCATCGGGCTGCGGCGTTTTGCCACAAACCAAGACAACGGACCAACGATAGTTTTTGCCGATTTCCAGGGGTGGCATAGTCGTCGGTAACTGTAGCTGAACGAGTTGGGAGATTGTGGCCTGAGGCGATGGCGCAGAGGGTGTTATCGGGGCTAGCGGCAGGGAAACTTGCGCGTGAATTTGCCGGTGCTGGTCACGAAAGGTCAGGATGGCCTGAGAAACACGTTGTTGCGGTGGCACACGCAGAAAAATCACGGGTCGCTCGGCCATGGTTAACGCGTAGTTGCGTTGGGGCATGAGTGATTCGATCGATGGCGCATTCGCAATGCAGCTATTGTTGTTACGCGAACCAGCACCTTTAGTGGTGGGGGGAGCCCCACTGCCGGGCGGATCAAAATTTTCGAGAAAGACAATTTGATTGATTGCCGTCGCAGTGTCGTTGGCGCGGGAAAGCCTCTGAGCTGTCGCGGGTTGCATGCCTTTCAACACCAAGCTAAAGCCCGCACAAAGGGTGAGGGGCAGCGCGAGAATGGGAATGACAAATTCTTTTTTCATGTGCAGTCCAAGAATAAGCGATTTCAGGGGGAATGAATGGCAATCATGAGTGAAATCGATGATTGAAATATCAACGATGACCTAATAAACCAAATCATTCGAAAACCGGCAAGTCCGTATACTTTATTAATTCTTTACGACAACCAAATCCCTGCCAAGCAGGAATTACAGCCGTTTAACTGGAGAGAATTCGAGTTATTTCCAGTTGCCAACTAGTACAACGCCAGCCCAATAGTATGGATGCTGATTTTCTTGACTGTTGAGCTGCTTTAGTTGCGCTTTGCGCAAAGCTGATGCTGGATTAACTGGGTCTTCTTTGAGATAATGGTGTAGATCGGTCATCAGATCGGCCGTTGCCTGATCCTGAACCGTCCAGAGGGTGGAGATCGTACTGGTGGCGCCGGCCCGGATTGCGACACCAGCGAGGCCAAGAATCGCGCGGTCATCGCCTTTCGCCGTTTGGCAAGCGCTAAGAATCAGCAGTTTGATTTGCTGCTGTAGCGTATTTTGTTGCAGCCATTGCCGGAGTTGATTCAGGTTGATGCGGTGATTCCAGGTGAGAAGGAAAGTTTCTTGCGGATTAGAACTGAATTGACCATGGGTCGCGAGGTGAACGATCGAATGTGGGCGATCACCGAGGGCAACCTGGAGATTGGCTTGGGTAAACGACTGATTTAAGAGCATCTGGGCGGGGGCGATTTGACTAATTTGGTTGAGCTCTTGGACAACGCTGGGTAAGGCAATAAAGCCTTGACGGGCTTCCGACAGACCGCCCAATAAAAGATTCGCAGATTGTGAGGGTTGTTGTGAAGTCTCAAACAGTTGCAGGCCGGGAGTGAGGACAACATTGTAAGTTTCGATCAGATATTGTTGACCGTCATGCAGCACTGACATGGGAATTTGCCGCAGAAAGTCATCGAGCACGAAGACAAGGGTTTCGCTGGATTGCGCTTGGAGCTGGGGTTCGAGCGGACGAATCAGCCAGTCATAGAAGCGTTGGGAGGCCGGTAAGCCGCCAGCCGCAGGGAGTTCGGGATTGAGGGAAGCGCGGAGCTGATTGACTAACGTGGTGACTTCCTGACGATCGAAATCGGTGGCATAGTGCTGTAGGGGTTTACCTGGAAAAGAAGCAATGACTTCGAGCCGATTCCCGAGGACGATCGGATAGATGACCGTGGCCTTGGGGTCGATTTGGT
Proteins encoded in this window:
- a CDS encoding CHAT domain-containing protein, which produces QMLGELDIAETILTQSQALAQTLPQPQLQAEILLQLAQLATTQDVDEFQPIDRALQLYQQAQSRSPAPRIQTIARVKQFQLYLQSQQPELARRLLPQLQPYLSQPNTGTIQAIVNLTEQALRYAPEDYALQQTLKPWLDQALTQAQTVDAPRISTYVLGTLGHWYEQQQQWSQAQVLTQAALDQANRLNAPEILAPWQWQQGRILSRQAHRDQALASYAKAIHNLSLLRQDLIAMQPDVQFSFRDQVEPIYREYVQLLLADLPSAVTHTPTPLQAEHLITARNTIESLQLAELQNYLREACKTYSTTKIDQIDPKATVIYPIVLGNRLEVIASFPGKPLQHYATDFDRQEVTTLVNQLRASLNPELPAAGGLPASQRFYDWLIRPLEPQLQAQSSETLVFVLDDFLRQIPMSVLHDGQQYLIETYNVVLTPGLQLFETSQQPSQSANLLLGGLSEARQGFIALPSVVQELNQISQIAPAQMLLNQSFTQANLQVALGDRPHSIVHLATHGQFSSNPQETFLLTWNHRINLNQLRQWLQQNTLQQQIKLLILSACQTAKGDDRAILGLAGVAIRAGATSTISTLWTVQDQATADLMTDLHHYLKEDPVNPASALRKAQLKQLNSQENQHPYYWAGVVLVGNWK
- a CDS encoding DUF928 domain-containing protein — protein: MKKEFVIPILALPLTLCAGFSLVLKGMQPATAQRLSRANDTATAINQIVFLENFDPPGSGAPPTTKGAGSRNNNSCIANAPSIESLMPQRNYALTMAERPVIFLRVPPQQRVSQAILTFRDQHRQIHAQVSLPLAPITPSAPSPQATISQLVQLQLPTTMPPLEIGKNYRWSVVLVCGKTPQPDDPILSGWVQRVPRQTPPTSHQSVLQKAQWHARQGRWYDLLTTLWNQADPVQPAWQRVIRHYVTPSLHRQLPYHAADADSVVDNAQ